AGAAGGACGGCAAGAAGCGGATTCAAGCGTTTTCTCCCGGTGAGGATGAGCCGGAGCGCCCTCAGTAACCGCCTGATCGATGCACGGGCTATCACAGGGCCCGTGTCTGTCGCAGTTAAACTTCCACACAGCCTATGAGCCAGAAATTACGCCCAGAGCGGGAACGGCTGGATCGCGTGCTGGTCAGCCGAGGGCTGGTTGCCAGTCGCGAAGACGCGGCTCGACTCATCCTGGCCGGCCTCGTGCGTGTGGACGGGGTGGTGGTTGATAAGGCGGCGAAACCGATCTTGTCGGATGCGAAGGTGGAGCTGACCGGGCCGGGGTCGCCCTATGTCGGGCGCGGGGGAGAGAAGTTAGCCGGCGCGCTGGATCAATTTCAGGTCGATCCGAAAGGGATGATCTGCTTCGACGTCGGGTGCTCGACCGGAGGATTTACCGATTGTCTGCTGCAGCGAGGCGCCGCGTGCGTCTATGCGGTCGATGTGGGGTATGGCCAGTTTGAGTGGCGTCTACGGCAGGATCCACGCGTGGTGCTTATGGAGCGGACCAACATCCGGTATCTTGAGCCGGGTGCCATCCGGGATCCGATCGATTTGATTGTCATCGATGTGTCGTTTATCTCACTGACCCTTGTGCTGCCTTGTGTTGTGCCTTACCTCACTGAGTCTGGGTTTGTGATCACGTTGATCAAGCCGCAGTTTGAAGTGGGAAAAGGCCTTGTCGGACGGGGTGGGATCGTTCGTGATGATGGTTTGCGGGAAGGGGCGGCCGACAAAGTGGTGGCGTGCGCGCAGCAGTTGGGGCTGGAGTTGGCGGATCGAATGGAATCGCCCATCGAGGGCCGAAAGGGCAATCGGGAGATCCTGGCCTGGTTTCGGCGCAGAGCGTGAGGCGTGCGAGTATGGATATCCGTGGGTCTGTGGCGGGTTTCGTACGGGGCGTTCACGCGCAAGGGCAACACGAAAACACTTTGCGGAAGCCTGCAGAAGGTGTAGGCTGACCTTCAATTGTTCGGTCAAGGGAGCGGTACATCCGCAGACGAAGGAGAGGCGAGGAGACGTATGAAAGTCTTGGTCACGGGGGGCGCAGGGTTCATCGGGTCACATGTCGTGGATCGTTTGCTCCAGGAGGGGCATGATGTTGTGGTGGTCGATAATCTTGTCACAGGAAAGCGGAAAAACGTCCCCAAGGCGGCCCAATTCTACAAGCTGGATATAGAAAATCCCAAGCTGGAACGGATTTTTCGCAATGAACGGCCGTCGATCGTGTTCCACCTCGCCGCGCAGATGAACGTGCGGCGTTCGGTCGAAGATCCGATGTTCGATGCGCAGGTCAATGTGCTCGGGACGCTCAATGTGCTGGAGCAAGCGTCGAAACATGGCGCGCGCAAGGTCATCTTCTCCTCATCCGGCGGGGCGATCTATGGCGAGCAGCTGGCCTTTCCCGCGCCGGAAACCCACATCACCCAGCCACTGTCCCCTTACGGTATCAGCAAGTTATGCGGGGAGCATTATCTTGGCTACTACCACCGGTTGAGTGGCATTCAGGTGGTCAGTCTGCGATATGCCAATGTGTACGGCCCGCGGCAGGATCCGGAGGGTGAGGCAGGAGTTGTTGCCATTTTCATTCAAAAGATGCTGCGTGGCGAACAGGCGGTGGTCAACGGAAACGGGCGTCAGACTCGCGATTTTGTGTTTGTCGAGGACGTGGTGGAGTCGAATTTGATGGCGATGGGTCCCGAGGTGGAGGGCGTGTACAACGTGGGCACCGGAATCGAGACGTCCGTGAACGACCTCTTCAAAATCGTCGTGGATTTAACCAAGGTAGAGTTTAAGGAAGTGCATGGCCCGGCCAAGCGAGGCGAGCAAGCCAGAAGCGTCATCGACTCCACAAAGCTCCACCGTGACCTTGGGTGGGAACCGAAGGTCGATCTGCGCGAGGGACTGCGGCGGACGGTCGAATATTTCCGCGATGGGCTCAGGTAACCGTTTAAGCTAATAGCGGGGCACGGATGGGTCTACCTGAGTAGACCAGGCATCGATGCCTCCGATCAGGTTTTTCACTTTTCCGAAGCCCTGCTGCAGCAGAAACCCTGTCGCGTCCGCACTTCTCATCCCGTGGTGGCACACAGCGACAATCTCAGCGTCACGGTCAAGTTTGCCAAGAGATTGCTGCAGGGTCGCCAGCGGGACCAGGATGGATCCCTCCAACTTGGCGATGGCATATTCCCATGGCTCCCGGACGTCTACCAGCACCAGCTTGTCGCCTTTATCCAGCCTCGACTTGAGATCCTTAGGGGTAATCGTGAAACTCATTAGTGCACCTCCATCTATACGGTCGGATCATAAGGAGCTGTAAAATGGGTGTCAACTCTGGTGTGGTCGGCCACCTGTCGCACGGGGTCTGAGCTCAAGACTTAGCGGTTTCCGACCGAAGCGTAGGGATGAGAGGAAGAGGGCTGGGCCAGGCAATCGGTCGGCAGGTCACGCTTCTGGAGATGGTCGTTTTTTGTCGAATTGTGCAAATCCTGCCTAGTTTCTTGGGCGTAATCGGCATATAGATGGGGTAAAATTCTGCCCTAAGTGCTTGATAACTGAAGCGCAAATAGCATTCGCCGTTTTGTGTCGGCACGCAATTTGCTTGGACTTATGGGGGAGATGTGGGAGCGAACGGTTCTGAGGTAGTGGTGTTTGTGACCGCGGCAACGGCCGAGGAGGCAGAAAGACTCGGGCGGATTATTGTGGAGTCCAGACTTGCCGCCTGCGCGAATGTCTTAAATGGCGTTCGATCGATCTTCCGTTGGGAGAATAAGATCAACGTCGAAAATGAGTGTCTGATGCTCATCAAAACAACCCTGGAGCGATACCCGGAGCTCGAAGTAGTCATTCGCCGGCACCATAGCTATACCATCCCTGAGATCATCGCACTCCCGGTCATTGCGGGATCGGCGCCCTACCTAAAATGGGTCAGGGATGAGGCTCGTAAGTAGTTGATTCTAATAGCGTAATTTTTGAAAACAAAGGGTTGACCATCGCGCCAGAGATCAGTACACTGCAAAAGTCAGTGGCTGAATTCTTGGTTGAATCCGTGAAGGGGAGAGCGTCCTATGAGCCAACAAGCGGCCGAAACAAGTGATGCCTATACTGTGGTGGTCTTCCGGGGGTCTTCCTCCAAGCCGTTGCGGTTTAGTTTTCCACGGAAATTCGTGCGCAAGCTCCTGATCCTGGCTGCGATCCTGGTCGTGGCGGATTTGCTCGTTATCTCTCATTATGTGATTCGGACCGGAGAGGTTTGGCAATTGTCGGCGTTCCGGGCAGAAGCCATGGGCGCGCGTGAGCAGACGGCTGCATTTTCCGCCGCGATTGATGACCTCAAGAAGCGTCTTTCTGCTATGGGAGAGGTGAATCAACGGCTTCGGGTCATGCTGGGAATTGACGCCAGCAAGCCGGCTGGGGATTTGGCGAACGGACGGGGCGGCGAGGACGGTCCATTGCCGGATGGAAAAACCGGTGTGCAAGGGGGTGGATCAGCCACTTCCGGGCTGGAACCGAGACAGCAGGTCTCCGAAGTGCGTGATGTCAATCAGTCCGAAGTTGATTATGCTGCGGAGAGTATTGAGGAGGCGACACAGCAGGTCCGCGAAAGCCTTGATGCGCTCGTCCGGGAGGCCAAGCAACAGGAGGAAGCCCTTGAAAGCCTGACTCAAGTTGCCGAGCAGCGCTCAACTCAGTGGGCGTCAACTCCTTCCATCTGGCCTGTGCGCGGGTGGGTGACCTCGGCGTTTGGTCCGCGGGTTTCGCCATTCACCGAAAAGCCGGCCTGGCATGACGGTCTGGATATCGGTGCTCAAGCAAATTCCCCCGTCCAGGCTCCGGCGCTCGGGCGTGTCGTCACCGTGGCCTTTGACTCGAAAATGGGCAATATGGTCAAGCTGGACCATGGCTATGGGATTGAGACGGTCTATGGACACCTTGCCAAGTCGTTGGTGAAAGAAGGGCAGCGAGTAAAGCGTGGTGATGTGGTCGCGCTTGTTGGCAGCACCGGGCTTTCCACGGGACCGCATCTCCACTATATGGTCAAGAAGAACGGCCAAGCGTTGGATCCGACCAAGTTTATTCTCGACTAGTCTGTTCGCGTTCCTTCCGGATTTCGAATGAAGTGTGCCTGTTTCCTTCCTCTTTCTCCGTCATAATCCCCAACTACCCGGGTTAAGGTCCAGCGCTCCCCATCCCTGTCCTACCACGCCTCTGCGTCCGGTGACTTCGTCGAATGCCGTGGTATACTCCGCCCTTTCCTGAAATTCTTGCTGTCACGAGGAACATCGCATGACTGATCTGGAGATAGCCCGTTCCCTTCCTCACAAGCATATATTCGAAGTCGCACAGTCCTTGGGCATTCATTCTGATGATCTCATCCCCTTTGGGCGCTACAAGGCGAAGATCGCCCCCACGCTGGGTGAACGAATCCAGAACAGACCGCTGGGACGATACATCCTGGTTACGGCGATCAATCCAACGCCTCTTGGCGAGGGCAAGACTACGACTTCAATCGGGCTGAGCATGGGGTTGTGCCGGTTAGGCCATCGGGCCGCCGTCACGCTCAGACAGCCTTCTTTGGGACCGGTCTTCGGAATCAAGGGGGGCGGTACCGGAGGCGGGAGAGCCCAGGTCCACCCGATGGAAGATATCAACCTGCATTTCACCGGCGATGCGCATGCCGTCTCTGCGAGCCACAA
The window above is part of the Nitrospira sp. genome. Proteins encoded here:
- a CDS encoding M23 family metallopeptidase, yielding MSQQAAETSDAYTVVVFRGSSSKPLRFSFPRKFVRKLLILAAILVVADLLVISHYVIRTGEVWQLSAFRAEAMGAREQTAAFSAAIDDLKKRLSAMGEVNQRLRVMLGIDASKPAGDLANGRGGEDGPLPDGKTGVQGGGSATSGLEPRQQVSEVRDVNQSEVDYAAESIEEATQQVRESLDALVREAKQQEEALESLTQVAEQRSTQWASTPSIWPVRGWVTSAFGPRVSPFTEKPAWHDGLDIGAQANSPVQAPALGRVVTVAFDSKMGNMVKLDHGYGIETVYGHLAKSLVKEGQRVKRGDVVALVGSTGLSTGPHLHYMVKKNGQALDPTKFILD
- a CDS encoding TlyA family RNA methyltransferase: MSQKLRPERERLDRVLVSRGLVASREDAARLILAGLVRVDGVVVDKAAKPILSDAKVELTGPGSPYVGRGGEKLAGALDQFQVDPKGMICFDVGCSTGGFTDCLLQRGAACVYAVDVGYGQFEWRLRQDPRVVLMERTNIRYLEPGAIRDPIDLIVIDVSFISLTLVLPCVVPYLTESGFVITLIKPQFEVGKGLVGRGGIVRDDGLREGAADKVVACAQQLGLELADRMESPIEGRKGNREILAWFRRRA
- a CDS encoding divalent-cation tolerance protein CutA, producing MGANGSEVVVFVTAATAEEAERLGRIIVESRLAACANVLNGVRSIFRWENKINVENECLMLIKTTLERYPELEVVIRRHHSYTIPEIIALPVIAGSAPYLKWVRDEARK
- a CDS encoding rhodanese, whose product is MSFTITPKDLKSRLDKGDKLVLVDVREPWEYAIAKLEGSILVPLATLQQSLGKLDRDAEIVAVCHHGMRSADATGFLLQQGFGKVKNLIGGIDAWSTQVDPSVPRY
- a CDS encoding SDR family oxidoreductase, with amino-acid sequence MKVLVTGGAGFIGSHVVDRLLQEGHDVVVVDNLVTGKRKNVPKAAQFYKLDIENPKLERIFRNERPSIVFHLAAQMNVRRSVEDPMFDAQVNVLGTLNVLEQASKHGARKVIFSSSGGAIYGEQLAFPAPETHITQPLSPYGISKLCGEHYLGYYHRLSGIQVVSLRYANVYGPRQDPEGEAGVVAIFIQKMLRGEQAVVNGNGRQTRDFVFVEDVVESNLMAMGPEVEGVYNVGTGIETSVNDLFKIVVDLTKVEFKEVHGPAKRGEQARSVIDSTKLHRDLGWEPKVDLREGLRRTVEYFRDGLR